The following proteins come from a genomic window of Geomonas sp. RF6:
- the lpxC gene encoding UDP-3-O-acyl-N-acetylglucosamine deacetylase — protein MIFQQTLKNKVTVSGIGLHTGKTITLTLRPAQPGTGIVFHRVDMSPAVSIEACAKNVVNTRLSTTIGKDGASVSTIEHLMAALYGCGIDNAHVDINGPEVPIMDGSAAPLVETIRNGGVEVSSKARRFLVIKKPVSVTIGDKRATVIPSRQYKISFDMQFEHPVVKSQFRTLTFTAESFSDEIAGARTFGFLSEVEMLKAHGLALGGSLDNAVVIGDDGVLNPEGLRYSDEFVRHKILDSVGDLYLCGHRLIGHVKALKSGHELNHKLVTELLSRPECFSLVEFTPQESAAPFNLPLPELAWLEA, from the coding sequence ATGATTTTCCAGCAGACGTTGAAGAACAAGGTCACGGTGAGCGGCATCGGCCTGCACACCGGCAAGACCATAACCTTGACCTTACGTCCCGCTCAGCCCGGCACCGGCATCGTCTTTCACAGGGTGGACATGTCCCCTGCCGTATCGATAGAAGCGTGCGCCAAGAACGTAGTGAACACCCGTCTCTCCACCACCATCGGTAAAGACGGCGCGAGCGTCTCCACCATCGAGCACCTGATGGCTGCTCTCTACGGCTGCGGCATCGACAACGCCCACGTCGACATCAACGGTCCGGAGGTCCCGATCATGGACGGCTCCGCAGCACCGCTGGTGGAGACGATCCGCAACGGCGGCGTAGAGGTCTCCTCGAAGGCCCGCCGCTTCCTCGTGATCAAGAAGCCTGTCAGCGTGACGATCGGCGACAAGCGCGCCACCGTCATCCCGTCGCGCCAGTACAAGATCTCCTTCGACATGCAGTTCGAGCACCCGGTGGTGAAAAGCCAGTTCCGCACCCTCACCTTCACCGCGGAGAGCTTCAGCGACGAGATCGCCGGGGCCCGCACCTTCGGGTTCCTCTCCGAAGTCGAGATGCTGAAGGCCCACGGTCTTGCCCTCGGCGGCTCCCTCGACAACGCGGTCGTCATCGGCGACGACGGCGTGCTTAACCCGGAGGGTCTGCGCTACTCCGACGAATTCGTGCGCCACAAGATCCTCGACTCCGTCGGCGACCTCTATCTCTGCGGCCACCGCCTCATCGGCCACGTCAAGGCGCTGAAGTCCGGGCACGAGCTGAACCACAAGCTGGTGACCGAGCTCCTTTCCCGCCCCGAGTGCTTCTCCCTGGTGGAGTTCACCCCGCAGGAAAGCGCAGCACCGTTCAACCTGCCGCTCCCGGAGCTCGCCTGGCTCGAAGCGTAA
- a CDS encoding ABC1 kinase family protein: MLRVLQINRNVRSIRRYRQIVRVLAAHGLYQLLDYLNLSHIAARRRRASDILHLAPQERLRLAMEQLGPTFIKLGQLLSTRADIIPPAFVAEFALLQDRVPSIPFEAIKAEIELELGAPVEERFSSLETTAMAAASIAQVHRARLKNGAEVVVKVRRPGVVQMVETDIDILMGVALLLERHMARSDIYDPVGFVREFAHTIRREMDLSKEGHAIEKIRDNFGGDETLCFPKVYWEATTHGVLTTRYVQGIKVSDLAALDAAGLDRRLIAQRGAVVFLRMVLEHGYFHGDPHPGNVLILPGNVICLLDFGMVGRLDPGLKDYLADLLNALIKRDVDEVVAILIDKGEVGENLNVTSLKRSVAEFIDSYFEIPLKEIHVGRVLLAFIDLISIHRIKLHPDLALLIKVIVTVEGMGRELDPDFDMVAHLRPFLEGAFREKYSPTHIAREAAAATHAYLSLFKNLPREIREILKKINRNKFRIDLEHRGLDRFSRELERSANRLSLSLILAALIIGSSIAMQTGRGPLLFDLPAFALVGYASAGVVGLWWVVAILRSGRL, from the coding sequence ATGCTGAGAGTATTGCAGATAAACCGCAACGTGCGCAGCATCAGGCGCTATCGCCAGATCGTCCGTGTCCTCGCCGCGCACGGCCTGTACCAGCTCCTCGACTACCTGAACCTCTCCCACATCGCCGCCAGACGCCGGCGCGCCTCCGACATCTTGCACCTGGCGCCCCAGGAGCGCCTCCGGCTCGCCATGGAGCAGCTCGGCCCGACTTTCATAAAGCTGGGGCAGCTCCTTTCCACCCGCGCGGATATCATCCCTCCCGCCTTCGTGGCGGAGTTCGCCCTGCTGCAGGACCGGGTCCCCTCCATCCCGTTCGAGGCGATAAAGGCGGAGATCGAGCTCGAACTCGGCGCCCCGGTGGAGGAGCGCTTCTCCTCGCTGGAGACGACCGCCATGGCCGCGGCCTCCATCGCGCAGGTGCACCGGGCGAGGCTTAAAAACGGGGCAGAAGTGGTGGTGAAGGTGCGCCGCCCCGGCGTCGTGCAGATGGTGGAGACCGACATCGACATCCTCATGGGGGTGGCCCTCCTCCTGGAACGGCACATGGCGCGCAGCGACATCTACGACCCCGTCGGGTTCGTGCGGGAGTTTGCGCACACCATCAGGCGCGAGATGGACCTCTCAAAAGAGGGGCACGCCATAGAGAAGATCAGGGACAACTTCGGCGGCGACGAGACCCTCTGCTTCCCGAAAGTGTACTGGGAGGCCACCACCCACGGCGTCCTCACCACGCGGTACGTGCAGGGAATAAAGGTCAGCGACCTCGCGGCCCTCGACGCAGCGGGGCTGGACCGCCGGCTCATAGCCCAGCGCGGGGCGGTCGTCTTTCTCAGGATGGTCCTGGAGCACGGGTACTTTCACGGCGACCCGCACCCCGGAAACGTCCTCATCCTCCCGGGGAACGTCATCTGCCTCCTCGACTTCGGGATGGTGGGACGCCTCGACCCGGGGCTCAAGGACTATCTCGCCGACCTCCTGAACGCCCTCATCAAGAGAGACGTGGACGAGGTCGTAGCGATCCTCATCGACAAGGGGGAGGTGGGGGAGAACCTGAACGTCACTTCCCTGAAGCGGTCCGTCGCCGAGTTCATCGACAGCTACTTCGAGATCCCGCTAAAGGAAATCCACGTCGGGCGGGTGCTTCTCGCCTTCATCGACCTGATATCCATCCACCGCATCAAGCTGCACCCGGATCTGGCGCTCCTCATCAAGGTCATCGTAACCGTGGAGGGGATGGGGCGCGAACTCGACCCGGACTTCGACATGGTGGCACACCTGCGCCCCTTTCTTGAGGGGGCGTTCCGGGAGAAGTATTCTCCGACCCACATCGCAAGAGAGGCTGCGGCAGCGACCCACGCCTATCTCTCTCTATTCAAGAACCTCCCCCGGGAGATCAGGGAGATCCTGAAAAAGATAAACCGCAACAAGTTCCGCATCGATCTGGAGCACCGCGGTCTGGACCGCTTCAGCCGCGAGCTGGAGCGCTCGGCGAACCGCCTGTCGCTGAGCCTTATCCTCGCGGCCCTCATCATCGGCTCCTCCATCGCCATGCAGACCGGGAGGGGGCCCCTCCTCTTCGATCTCCCCGCCTTCGCCCTCGTCGGCTACGCCTCCGCCGGTGTGGTCGGGCTGTGGTGGGTTGTGGCGATCTTGCGCTCCGGCAGACTCTAG
- a CDS encoding phasin family protein, producing MFDLLEKAVLTALGVASITQKRGEEMLQELRDRYKMSEDEGRAFIDRLQDIARQGKERSVELAESEVRRALDALGIVSRDEFERLRRRVEALEAMQPIEEIVELGPEC from the coding sequence ATGTTCGACTTGCTGGAAAAAGCGGTCCTGACGGCGCTGGGGGTGGCCTCTATCACCCAGAAACGCGGGGAGGAGATGCTCCAGGAGTTGAGGGATCGCTACAAGATGAGCGAAGACGAGGGGCGCGCCTTCATCGACAGGCTTCAGGACATCGCCCGCCAAGGGAAGGAGCGCAGCGTCGAGCTCGCGGAGTCGGAGGTGCGCCGCGCTCTGGACGCACTCGGGATCGTCTCGCGCGACGAGTTCGAGCGCCTCAGGAGACGGGTGGAGGCGCTGGAGGCGATGCAGCCGATAGAAGAGATCGTGGAACTGGGCCCGGAATGCTGA
- a CDS encoding sensor histidine kinase, translated as MVQKESSELPQRELKKRKRERVIIVLSLLAIFILTAGEIHLSRISSEVPVGSNIAIFGVINLIILLIILLVYLVFRNIAKLAIERRRNAPGAKLRTKLVLAFVTLSLVPTMLLFFVSAAFINNTIHNWFNKQVETSLNESMEVAQTYYKSSAANALYYGEQISAAIKEEKLLNEENLPSLKSLVRQKQKEYNLGVVEVYSSQREELFRAANPEVPRGDFTNPSSEDIKVGLSGHELTRVNSVGKADLIRGIVPIYSNWNEHDVVGVVVVNYYVPYSLVSKMKEISSSYHDFRQLKLLKNPIRTGYILTLFLITMVIVFLAVWTGVYLARSLTIPIQELAAATRQVAEGNLEVHLGETGHDEIGMLISSFNRMTQDLRENQLALQHTNEELKSSNAELEQRRRYMEAVLTNVTAGVISVDRDGVLTTVNKSAEKLLLINTDRVRGRNFREVLAPSQLDVVKGLLRDMVLAKQGSISKQVTIPMPEGDLTLLTSLTVLKDENDSFMGMVVVLDDLTNLIRAQRMAAWREVARRIAHEIKNPLTPIQLSAQRLRKRFLSRFPEEERVFDECTSMIIKSVDELKGLVDEFSNFARMPAAQPTPNDLNAVVREAVTLYDEAHRSITFTLKMDECLPPILLDRDQIKRVLINLLDNAVAAIDGPGEIVLSTSYDAELKMATFAISDTGHGIAPEDRPRLFEPYFSRKKGGTGLGLAIVNTIIADHHGFIRAKENFPRGSRFIVELPADRT; from the coding sequence ATGGTTCAAAAAGAGAGTTCGGAACTCCCGCAGCGGGAGCTCAAGAAGAGGAAGCGGGAAAGGGTCATCATCGTCCTTTCCCTGCTCGCCATATTCATCCTCACTGCAGGGGAGATCCACCTCTCGCGGATCAGCTCGGAGGTGCCGGTCGGGAGCAACATCGCCATTTTCGGCGTTATCAACCTGATCATCCTCCTCATCATCCTCCTCGTCTACCTGGTCTTCCGCAATATCGCCAAGCTTGCCATAGAGAGGCGCCGAAACGCGCCGGGGGCGAAGCTGCGAACGAAGCTCGTCCTGGCGTTCGTTACTCTGTCGCTCGTCCCCACGATGCTCCTTTTCTTCGTTTCCGCCGCCTTCATAAACAACACCATCCACAACTGGTTCAACAAGCAGGTGGAAACCTCGCTGAACGAGTCGATGGAGGTGGCGCAGACCTACTACAAGAGCTCGGCTGCAAACGCCCTTTACTACGGGGAGCAGATAAGTGCCGCCATAAAAGAAGAAAAGCTCCTCAACGAGGAGAACCTCCCGAGCCTCAAGTCCCTCGTGCGCCAGAAGCAGAAGGAGTACAACCTCGGGGTCGTGGAGGTTTACTCGTCGCAGCGCGAGGAGCTCTTCCGCGCCGCCAACCCCGAGGTTCCCAGGGGGGACTTCACCAACCCCTCCTCCGAAGACATCAAGGTCGGTCTTTCGGGTCACGAGCTGACGAGGGTCAATTCCGTCGGGAAGGCGGACCTCATCCGCGGCATCGTTCCCATCTACTCGAACTGGAACGAGCACGATGTGGTGGGGGTCGTCGTGGTGAACTACTACGTCCCCTACTCCCTGGTCAGCAAGATGAAGGAGATCTCCTCCTCCTACCACGATTTCCGGCAGCTGAAGCTCTTGAAGAACCCGATCCGTACCGGGTACATCCTCACCCTCTTCCTCATCACCATGGTGATCGTCTTCCTCGCCGTATGGACCGGGGTCTATCTCGCCCGCAGCCTCACCATCCCGATACAGGAGCTGGCGGCGGCGACAAGACAGGTGGCCGAGGGGAACCTGGAGGTGCATCTGGGGGAGACGGGGCACGACGAGATAGGGATGCTGATCTCCTCCTTCAACAGGATGACCCAGGACCTGCGCGAGAACCAGCTCGCCCTGCAGCACACCAACGAGGAGCTGAAGTCGAGCAACGCCGAGCTGGAGCAGCGCCGACGCTACATGGAGGCGGTGCTCACCAACGTCACCGCCGGAGTCATCTCCGTCGACCGCGACGGCGTCCTCACCACGGTGAACAAGTCCGCCGAGAAGCTCCTCCTCATCAACACCGATCGGGTCAGGGGGCGCAACTTCCGCGAGGTGCTGGCCCCGTCCCAGCTCGACGTGGTGAAGGGGCTCCTGCGCGACATGGTCCTCGCGAAGCAGGGGTCGATCAGCAAGCAGGTCACCATACCGATGCCGGAGGGGGACCTCACCCTCCTCACCAGCCTGACGGTGCTGAAGGACGAAAACGACTCCTTCATGGGGATGGTGGTGGTCCTCGACGACCTCACCAACCTGATCCGCGCCCAGCGCATGGCTGCGTGGCGCGAGGTCGCCCGACGGATCGCCCACGAGATCAAGAATCCGCTCACACCGATCCAGCTCTCGGCGCAGCGCCTCAGGAAGCGCTTCCTTTCCCGCTTTCCGGAAGAGGAGCGGGTCTTTGACGAGTGCACCTCCATGATCATCAAATCGGTGGACGAGCTGAAAGGGCTGGTGGACGAGTTCTCCAACTTCGCGCGCATGCCGGCGGCGCAGCCGACACCGAACGACCTGAACGCGGTCGTGCGCGAGGCGGTGACGCTGTACGACGAGGCGCACCGCTCCATCACCTTCACGCTGAAGATGGACGAGTGCCTCCCCCCGATCCTCCTGGACCGGGACCAGATAAAGCGGGTGCTCATCAACCTCCTGGACAACGCCGTCGCCGCCATAGACGGGCCGGGAGAGATCGTCCTCTCCACGAGCTACGACGCGGAGCTCAAGATGGCTACCTTCGCCATCTCCGACACCGGTCACGGCATCGCGCCGGAGGACAGGCCGCGCCTCTTCGAGCCGTACTTCTCCAGGAAAAAGGGGGGTACGGGGCTTGGGCTCGCCATCGTCAACACCATCATCGCCGATCATCACGGCTTCATCAGGGCGAAGGAGAACTTCCCCCGCGGCAGCCGGTTCATCGTGGAACTCCCGGCAGACAGAACGTAG